One Sphingomonas limnosediminicola DNA segment encodes these proteins:
- a CDS encoding CarD family transcriptional regulator, with protein sequence MATKALSFDVGDYVVYPKHGVGRVVELQSTEIAGCSLELYVLRFEKEKMTLRVPVNKADSVGMRKLSSDKTMKDALETLKGKPKVKRTMWSRRAQEYEAKINSGDLTSIAEVTRDLFRPDDAPEQSYSERQIFEAASSRLARELGAMEQTDEKAALAKILDILNKSWPIHNKAKEVA encoded by the coding sequence ATGGCTACAAAGGCGCTTAGCTTCGATGTCGGTGATTATGTCGTGTACCCCAAGCATGGCGTAGGCCGCGTCGTCGAGCTGCAAAGCACCGAGATCGCCGGATGCTCGCTGGAGCTCTACGTGCTCCGGTTCGAGAAGGAGAAGATGACTCTCCGCGTTCCGGTGAACAAGGCGGACTCTGTCGGCATGCGCAAGCTGTCATCCGACAAGACCATGAAGGACGCTCTCGAGACCCTGAAGGGCAAGCCCAAGGTAAAGCGCACCATGTGGTCGCGCCGCGCCCAGGAATATGAAGCGAAGATCAACTCGGGCGACCTGACGTCGATCGCCGAAGTGACCCGCGACCTGTTCCGTCCGGACGATGCGCCGGAGCAGAGCTATTCCGAACGGCAGATCTTCGAAGCGGCATCCTCGCGCCTGGCGCGTGAGCTTGGCGCGATGGAGCAGACCGACGAGAAGGCCGCGCTCGCGAAGATCCTCGACATCCTCAACAAGTCCTGGCCGATCCACAACAAGGCCAAGGAAGTCGCATAA
- the dinB gene encoding DNA polymerase IV, with translation MADSERLQRKIIHVDMDAFYASVEQRDDPSIRGKPVAVGGGHRGVVAAASYEARKFGVRSAMPSVTAKRRCPDLVFVKPRFDVYRAVSHQIRAIFADYTDLIEPLSLDEAYLDVTEDRVGLGSARAIAEDIRRRIREECQLTASAGVSYCKFIAKLASDHRKPDGLCVITPDKGPDFVASLPVKRFHGVGPVTAQKMERLGIVTGADLREWSLPALEAQFGSSGSWYWRICRGIDEREVKPDRPYKSVSAERTFDEDLIEAERLAAELDRIAGYAWDRVKRADVAGRTVTLKVKFGDFTMITRSKSFTANVPDFEAFTAAGQALLAALHPLPRGIRLLGLGLHNLCEKAEAEPLQLGLAI, from the coding sequence GTGGCCGACTCGGAACGCCTCCAGCGAAAGATCATCCATGTCGACATGGACGCCTTCTACGCGTCCGTGGAGCAGCGCGACGATCCATCGATCCGGGGCAAGCCGGTCGCGGTCGGCGGCGGCCATCGCGGAGTCGTCGCCGCGGCCAGCTACGAAGCACGCAAGTTCGGCGTCCGGTCCGCCATGCCATCGGTGACGGCCAAGCGTCGCTGCCCGGACCTCGTTTTCGTGAAGCCGCGCTTCGACGTCTATCGCGCCGTCAGTCATCAGATCCGTGCGATCTTTGCCGACTATACCGACCTCATCGAGCCGCTCAGCCTCGACGAGGCCTATCTTGACGTCACCGAGGACCGCGTCGGTCTCGGAAGTGCGCGCGCCATCGCGGAAGACATCAGGCGGCGCATCCGGGAAGAATGCCAGCTCACAGCCTCGGCGGGCGTCAGCTATTGCAAGTTCATCGCCAAGCTTGCCTCCGACCATCGCAAGCCAGACGGACTTTGCGTCATCACGCCCGACAAGGGTCCCGACTTCGTTGCGTCATTGCCGGTCAAGCGCTTCCACGGCGTCGGGCCGGTGACCGCGCAGAAGATGGAGCGGCTCGGCATCGTCACCGGCGCCGACCTGCGCGAATGGTCGCTGCCCGCGCTCGAAGCGCAGTTCGGCAGCTCTGGCTCCTGGTACTGGCGTATCTGCCGCGGCATCGACGAGCGCGAGGTGAAGCCCGACCGTCCGTACAAATCGGTCAGCGCCGAACGCACCTTCGACGAGGATCTGATCGAGGCCGAGCGGCTGGCCGCGGAGCTCGATCGCATCGCCGGCTATGCGTGGGATCGCGTGAAGCGCGCCGACGTCGCGGGGCGCACCGTGACACTGAAGGTCAAGTTCGGCGACTTCACGATGATCACGCGGTCGAAGAGCTTCACTGCGAACGTTCCGGATTTCGAGGCTTTTACCGCCGCGGGACAGGCGCTTCTCGCCGCGCTTCACCCGCTTCCAAGGGGCATTCGACTGCTCGGCCTGGGGCTGCATAATTTGTGCGAAAAGGCCGAGGCGGAACCCCTGCAACTCGGACTCGCAATCTGA
- the sucC gene encoding ADP-forming succinate--CoA ligase subunit beta, whose amino-acid sequence MNIHEYQAKELLAKYGVPVPAGYPAMSVDEAVEAAQQLPGPLWVVKAQIHAGGRGKGKFKELGPDAKGGVRLAHSVDEVREHAAEMLGKTLATVQTGPAGKQVQRLYITDGVDIEKEYYLAILVDRETGRPAIVASTEGGMNIEDVAHESPEKIRTITVDPATGLMPHHGRAVAAALGLSGDLAKQASKVLASLYKAFLGTDASQIEINPLAVTDKGQLMVLDAKVGFDNNAEFRHPDLEQLRDLTEEDPMEIEASKYDLAYIKLDGNIGCMVNGAGLAMATMDIIKLEGGEPANFLDVGGGATKEKVTAAFKIILSDPSVQGILVNIFGGIMRCDIIAEGVVAAAREVNLHVPLVVRLEGTNVQQGKDILASSGLPIIPANDLGDAARKIVAEVKAPVAA is encoded by the coding sequence ATGAATATCCACGAATATCAGGCGAAAGAGCTGCTTGCGAAGTACGGCGTGCCGGTCCCCGCAGGCTATCCGGCGATGAGCGTCGACGAAGCGGTCGAGGCAGCGCAGCAACTCCCCGGGCCCCTGTGGGTCGTCAAGGCGCAGATCCACGCCGGCGGCCGCGGCAAGGGCAAGTTCAAGGAGCTCGGCCCGGATGCAAAGGGCGGCGTCCGCCTCGCGCACTCGGTCGACGAAGTCCGCGAGCATGCGGCGGAGATGCTCGGCAAGACGCTGGCAACGGTGCAGACCGGGCCGGCCGGCAAGCAGGTGCAGCGCCTCTACATCACCGACGGCGTCGACATCGAAAAGGAATATTATCTCGCGATCCTCGTCGACCGCGAGACCGGCCGCCCGGCGATCGTCGCATCGACCGAAGGCGGCATGAACATCGAGGATGTCGCGCACGAAAGCCCTGAGAAGATTCGTACCATCACGGTCGATCCAGCAACGGGCCTGATGCCGCACCACGGCCGCGCCGTCGCGGCGGCGCTCGGCCTGTCGGGCGACCTCGCCAAGCAGGCGAGCAAGGTGCTCGCCAGCCTCTACAAGGCGTTCCTCGGCACCGATGCCTCGCAGATCGAGATCAATCCGCTGGCGGTCACCGACAAAGGACAGCTCATGGTGCTCGATGCCAAGGTCGGCTTCGACAACAATGCCGAGTTCCGGCACCCGGACCTCGAGCAGCTGCGCGATCTCACCGAGGAAGATCCGATGGAGATTGAGGCATCGAAATATGACCTCGCCTACATCAAGCTCGACGGCAACATCGGCTGCATGGTCAACGGCGCCGGCCTCGCCATGGCGACGATGGACATCATTAAGCTGGAAGGTGGCGAACCCGCGAACTTCCTCGACGTCGGCGGCGGCGCCACCAAGGAAAAGGTCACCGCGGCGTTCAAGATCATTCTTAGCGACCCGTCGGTGCAGGGCATCCTGGTCAACATCTTCGGCGGCATCATGCGCTGCGACATCATCGCCGAGGGCGTCGTCGCGGCGGCGCGCGAAGTGAACCTGCACGTGCCGCTCGTCGTTCGCCTCGAAGGCACCAACGTGCAGCAAGGCAAGGACATCCTCGCCAGCAGCGGCCTGCCGATCATACCGGCCAACGACCTGGGCGACGCCGCACGCAAGATTGTGGCAGAGGTGAAAGCGCCGGTTGCGGCTTAA
- a CDS encoding electron transfer flavoprotein subunit beta/FixA family protein yields the protein MKVLVAVKRVIDYNVKPRVKMDGSGVDLANVKMSMNPFDEIAVEEAIRLKEKGAATEIVAVSVGPAKAQETLRTALAMGADRAILVQTDEEVEPLAVAKILAKIAEEEQPQLVILGKQAIDDDNNATGQMLAALLGWPQGTFASKVELGDGATVTREVDGGLETVKLTLPAVVTTDLRLNEPRYASLPNIMKAKSKPLATKSPGDFGVDVARRLETLKVVEPAKRQAGIKVGSVDELVERLKGLGIAK from the coding sequence ATGAAGGTTCTGGTCGCGGTCAAACGCGTCATCGACTACAACGTCAAACCGCGGGTGAAGATGGACGGCTCCGGCGTCGATCTCGCCAACGTCAAGATGAGCATGAACCCGTTCGACGAGATCGCGGTCGAAGAAGCGATCCGGCTCAAGGAAAAGGGCGCGGCGACCGAAATCGTCGCCGTCTCGGTCGGACCGGCCAAGGCGCAGGAAACGCTGCGCACCGCTCTCGCGATGGGCGCCGATCGCGCGATCCTTGTGCAGACCGATGAGGAAGTGGAGCCGCTCGCGGTCGCCAAGATCCTCGCCAAGATCGCCGAGGAAGAACAGCCGCAACTCGTCATCCTCGGCAAGCAGGCGATCGACGACGACAATAATGCGACGGGCCAGATGCTTGCCGCGCTTCTCGGCTGGCCGCAGGGCACGTTCGCCTCGAAGGTCGAACTCGGTGACGGCGCGACGGTCACGCGCGAGGTCGATGGCGGGCTCGAGACGGTGAAGCTCACCCTTCCCGCCGTGGTCACCACCGACCTTCGCCTCAACGAGCCGCGCTACGCCTCGCTGCCCAACATCATGAAGGCGAAGTCAAAGCCGCTCGCGACCAAGTCGCCGGGCGATTTCGGCGTCGACGTCGCGCGCCGGCTGGAGACGCTGAAGGTCGTCGAGCCGGCCAAGCGCCAGGCGGGCATCAAGGTGGGCAGCGTCGACGAGTTGGTCGAACGCCTCAAGGGTTTGGGGATTGCGAAATGA
- a CDS encoding electron transfer flavoprotein subunit alpha/FixB family protein has protein sequence MSVLVLVEHDGSHIKDATLATVTAASQLGDVNALVVGNNADGVAQAVSKIAGVSKVYVANAPALEHQLAEAVAPIAAKLMESHDAFVAPATTTGKNIAPRVAALLDVMQISDVLSVEGADTFTRPIYAGNAIATVKSKDAKKVLTVRTTAFEKASAEGGSGTVEQADAGGDPGSSRFVSLEASKSERPELTSAKVIVSGGRALGSSDQFHALIDPLADKLGAAVGASRAAVDAGYAPNDYQVGQTGKIVAPEVYVAIGISGAIQHLAGMKDSKTIIAINKDEEAPIFQVADIGLVGDLFKIVPELTEKL, from the coding sequence ATGAGCGTTCTGGTCCTGGTCGAACATGATGGCAGCCATATCAAGGATGCCACGCTCGCGACGGTCACGGCCGCGTCCCAACTGGGCGACGTGAATGCGCTGGTTGTCGGCAACAATGCCGATGGCGTCGCGCAGGCTGTCTCGAAAATTGCTGGCGTGTCGAAGGTCTATGTCGCAAATGCGCCGGCGCTCGAGCATCAGCTCGCCGAAGCCGTTGCACCTATCGCGGCCAAGCTGATGGAAAGCCACGACGCGTTCGTCGCGCCGGCAACGACGACCGGCAAGAACATCGCTCCGCGCGTGGCTGCCTTGCTCGACGTCATGCAGATCAGCGACGTCCTATCGGTCGAAGGCGCCGACACGTTCACCCGGCCGATCTACGCCGGCAACGCCATCGCGACGGTCAAGTCGAAGGACGCCAAGAAGGTCCTTACTGTTCGCACGACGGCGTTCGAGAAGGCATCGGCGGAAGGCGGCTCGGGCACCGTCGAGCAGGCTGACGCCGGCGGCGATCCGGGCAGCAGCAGGTTCGTTTCCCTCGAAGCGTCGAAGAGCGAGCGGCCGGAGCTCACCAGCGCGAAGGTCATCGTTTCCGGCGGCCGCGCGCTCGGCTCATCCGATCAGTTCCACGCGCTCATCGATCCGCTCGCCGACAAGCTCGGCGCCGCCGTCGGCGCTAGCCGCGCCGCAGTAGACGCCGGCTATGCGCCGAACGACTATCAGGTCGGTCAGACCGGCAAGATCGTCGCGCCGGAAGTCTATGTCGCGATCGGCATTTCGGGCGCGATCCAGCACCTCGCCGGCATGAAGGATTCGAAGACGATCATCGCCATCAACAAGGACGAAGAAGCCCCGATCTTCCAGGTCGCGGACATCGGCCTCGTCGGCGACCTCTTCAAAATCGTCCCGGAGCTGACCGAGAAGCTTTAA
- a CDS encoding energy transducer TonB: MAPSLIAAAEPVRVPPSTKWILDFAENSCKLSRGFGEGAHLIVLSFESEGPGSMDMLVIGRGLDTMKDEVSARFLPSGTVLDHGRPAVAANDSRTAILWGGARLLPKSLDDRVEARDKSANAAPRTRPAPIPKAQQDEEKAARHAFATATTEIRIDSRRPVILETGSLGEAIESLDDCARVSLRDWGVDPDMEDRIVRPVWAVDSNRWISPNDYPGEMLRGGHESEVNARVLVDAGGHVTKCTSLSRYEQKEFNKVTCDKITQRAIFSPAELADGTKVASYYTVRVRFKIAH; this comes from the coding sequence TTGGCACCCAGTCTGATTGCTGCTGCGGAACCGGTGCGGGTGCCGCCCTCCACAAAGTGGATCCTCGATTTTGCGGAGAACAGCTGCAAGCTGAGCCGTGGCTTCGGTGAAGGCGCGCATCTGATTGTGTTGTCGTTCGAGAGCGAGGGTCCCGGCTCCATGGACATGCTCGTCATCGGCCGTGGGCTCGACACGATGAAGGATGAGGTCAGCGCCAGATTTCTTCCATCTGGGACGGTGCTCGATCACGGCCGCCCGGCAGTAGCCGCCAACGATTCGCGAACAGCCATCCTGTGGGGTGGCGCGCGCTTGCTTCCAAAGTCGCTCGACGACCGGGTCGAAGCTCGTGACAAGTCCGCAAATGCCGCTCCGCGCACGCGCCCAGCACCCATACCCAAAGCGCAGCAAGACGAAGAGAAGGCGGCGCGGCACGCGTTCGCGACCGCCACGACCGAAATCCGGATCGACAGCCGCCGACCGGTCATTTTGGAAACCGGTTCGCTTGGCGAAGCAATCGAATCACTGGATGATTGCGCCCGGGTGTCCCTGCGCGATTGGGGCGTCGACCCGGACATGGAAGACCGAATCGTAAGGCCGGTCTGGGCCGTGGACTCCAACAGATGGATCAGCCCGAACGACTATCCTGGCGAGATGCTTCGGGGCGGCCACGAGAGCGAGGTCAATGCGCGAGTCCTGGTGGACGCGGGCGGTCACGTGACGAAGTGCACCAGCCTCAGCCGATACGAACAGAAAGAATTCAACAAAGTGACGTGCGACAAGATTACGCAGCGCGCCATATTCTCACCGGCGGAGTTAGCCGACGGAACCAAGGTCGCCAGCTATTATACCGTTCGCGTCCGTTTCAAGATCGCGCACTAG
- a CDS encoding alanine racemase — MKHQDRTGPPQGTIFDIPTPSLTLDLPRLERNAAAMREKVRQLGVTLRPHVKTSKSIDVLRVLTGGDAIPITVSTLAEAHYFFEHGVTDILYAVGIAPAKLPEVAALIRAGCRLKIILDTPEAAAAVAAFSDANDLPIPTLIEIDTDGHRAGVAADDPLLIEIGRALGGNRAGVMTHAGASYDCRSDDETVAMAEQERSLTVEAAERLRAAGLACEIVSVGSTPTVHFGRNLDGVTEARAGVYAFGDLVQAELGTCAIDDIAIGVIASVIGHNRHHGRVLIDAGFLALSRDRGTAGMPLDWGYGAVCDAATGELLDDVFVSSTNQEHGIITSRSGEIDFDRFPIGSRVKILPNHACATAAAYGRYFVTDGSERVAATWDRVNGW, encoded by the coding sequence ATGAAACATCAGGATAGAACCGGTCCGCCCCAGGGCACCATTTTCGACATCCCGACACCCTCGCTGACGCTCGACTTGCCGCGCCTGGAACGCAATGCGGCGGCGATGCGCGAGAAGGTGCGGCAGCTCGGCGTGACGCTTCGACCGCACGTGAAGACTTCCAAATCGATCGACGTCCTGCGCGTGCTTACCGGCGGCGATGCCATACCCATCACCGTCTCGACGCTGGCCGAAGCGCATTACTTCTTCGAGCATGGCGTGACCGATATTCTCTACGCTGTCGGCATCGCGCCGGCTAAGCTACCTGAAGTCGCCGCGCTTATCCGCGCTGGCTGCCGCCTGAAGATTATCCTCGACACGCCGGAGGCGGCGGCGGCGGTCGCGGCCTTTTCCGACGCAAATGATTTGCCCATCCCCACGCTGATCGAAATCGACACCGACGGTCACCGTGCTGGTGTCGCTGCAGACGATCCGCTGCTGATCGAAATCGGCCGCGCGCTCGGCGGGAACCGTGCGGGGGTCATGACCCACGCGGGGGCATCCTACGACTGCCGCTCCGACGACGAGACCGTCGCGATGGCCGAACAGGAACGGTCTCTTACGGTCGAGGCTGCGGAACGCCTCCGGGCTGCCGGGCTGGCTTGCGAGATTGTCAGCGTCGGCTCGACTCCGACGGTCCACTTCGGCCGCAATCTCGACGGCGTGACCGAGGCGCGCGCCGGCGTCTATGCGTTCGGCGACCTCGTCCAGGCCGAGCTTGGCACCTGTGCCATCGACGATATCGCGATCGGCGTGATCGCGAGCGTCATTGGACACAATCGCCATCATGGGCGCGTGCTGATCGACGCGGGCTTCCTCGCGCTCAGCCGCGATCGCGGGACGGCTGGTATGCCGCTCGACTGGGGCTATGGCGCCGTATGCGACGCGGCGACCGGCGAGCTGCTGGATGACGTGTTCGTCTCATCGACCAATCAGGAACACGGCATCATCACCAGCCGCTCGGGCGAGATCGACTTCGACCGCTTCCCGATCGGCTCCCGCGTGAAGATCCTGCCCAATCATGCCTGCGCGACAGCTGCCGCTTACGGCCGCTACTTCGTCACCGACGGTAGCGAACGGGTCGCGGCAACCTGGGATCGCGTCAACGGCTGGTAG